In the Arachis stenosperma cultivar V10309 chromosome 8, arast.V10309.gnm1.PFL2, whole genome shotgun sequence genome, ATTTCTCCTAGAAAATGTATAGATAACTAGCATTTCTAGTTAGTTATCTAACAAAATTGCTATTCTAAACATGCACGTCACTTGAAAAAGACCAAATATACAAATAAATCTTTTTAAGTATCCATAGTCTCAAAGTTGACAATATGATGTTTTAAGCGTAGGATTGGAAATGAGTAGAATAGAGAAAGATTTAGACTTgtcttaattttatttgtaaatttaaatttttttaaaatttaatttaattttatttgtaggttaaaaatctttttattttaatcttatttgTATCCTAAAAATTCACACCCAATCTTATTTAATTATTCgtaacaaattaatttttttaattaaatataatatttaattattttatattttataaacatactaataaaattaaaaatataaaattaagttTATATTAACATTAAAAGTAACAACAtcataataaaattcatattaaaattacaaaagataaaagatGTGAATTCATTTTTCATCAACTTCAATATACatgtataataatttttaaattacataCTATAATAGATAAAGGTGCGAATAGGTCAaataaaattaggattaaattCATATCCAATTCTACCCATAACTCAATcgttttatttttaacttaattCGTCGCGGGTTAAATTATCAATTCTATCCGAACGGATTGAGTCAAATTAAGTATCCACAAATAGAATTAATACTGTCAATCCTACTCAAGTGACCCAAGCAATTACCACTTATATTAGACTCTATAggtataaattattatttattattattatttaataatttcttGTGGTTTTTTCCAGATAAAAATTGTATAGTATTCAAAACGTTCACCAAAATTATGTAAAGAATTCTCCAAATAGGTAATTTAATCAAACTAACCTGAGTAATATtaggtaattaatttttttttaattactttGATCATCTTAAATTCTAAGTTACTAATATTCActtattaaaagttaaaactttGTTCCATGTATATTTAATTGTTAGATCTTAATGGGAGAATTCTAAATCCTATGAAAACGATTTgcatcaacatcatcatcatatgAATAGATAATGCAACCACATTTTAAGATTTAAGCTTCTACTTGTTGGTCTCACACTCTCACTCCCACACTATCATGTTCTACAAATCAATTCAATTGCAAAATAACACTAACATATAGGCACACCCTAAAGGACTGAACTCCTCTCACATTACTGGTTAATCAAAATGTGCAGTTTCAGACCCTCATGGATGCTAAGAAAATACAATAATGGATATTTCCCTGCCATatgtttatatttaatattaatacaAGAAAAAATGCTTCTGCTTCTTTGTGTAGCTAAGCtggtaaaaataaataaattgtgtAAAAAGCAGTGTTCCAAATTCCAATCAACTCTTCTTGTCTTGGAATTGATCAGCTGCAAATAGCTTCCACTGCAAGTTTCCTTGATGAACCAGGACACAGATTGTTCTTGAAATTCTCTTTGGTTAGTTTTACGACGCAATCGTTTTTGTTTAGGCATGCCTGCAGCAGTGAATCATATAAGGATCAACATTGTAATGAATCAATCACAAAATCTTTTAAGAATATATCGAATGCGATGCAAAATAAGTTGCGAAAAATGCATACCTTTTCAACAACTGTGCTACTATTAGGATCATGGCAACTTCCCAAAAGGTAAGATCCACATTTTCCAGTAGGGGTTCCAAAGCTAGCAAATTTCACTGAGGATATAATTGTGTTTCCGGGGCATGTTAAACGGGCAAAAGGAGTGTTCTTGTTGATTTTATCTTCGCCCTGAGAATCAAGTCCAATAGAAGGGTAATCCTCGGCAACATTGGCACATGCGCCGGTTACTTTACGCCTAAGGAACTTAATCTTTGTTGGATCTCCGCCTTTCTCCTCGAAAATAACAAGAATGTTCCCGGATGGCTTGAACCAAGACCTTGGAACATGATACCTAAAGAGAATGATGCATACATAGTTTTTATAGTTGTGGTGAATCATGAATGCTTTCTAGTTTCTTTTCTTCACAACTTATGTTAGTATTTTCTTGGGATATATCTCATACTTGTGAAGGTTTCCACAGAACTCTTCCATCCACTTTTAGTTATGAAATCAAAGGGAAAAACAAACATAGTGCATTTAAATTTGGGGTAAATAACATCAACCTCTACCGAGATAGGGGATAATATTACACATGACATCCCTCGATTTGTCGTGTTGACATGTTCTTATCATGTTTGTACTAATCGAGGGGTGTCATGTAATATCGTTTACCACAGCGAAAGTTGGTGTAACATACCCTTGGATTTATGAACCTTACTAATGCATAAGTGTTACCATTTCTGTGTAGGCTTTCCACAATCAGTGTCACATTTGTCAGGGAGGAATTTGCCTCTGTAGTCACATTCTTGTACACAGTCTTTTTCCTCGAACTCGCTATTCCGAGACCAATATCTTCCAATTTCTTCTCCATTTAACCAAGCTAGACCCTTTCCCATATGCAACATATCCAATCCAATTGGTTCATCCCCGGACGGAGCATCCACGACGGCCTGCATGACCAAGTGATTAGAATACCAACTGAAAAACacaacattaaataaaaaaatgacagTTTCCATAGTTAATGCCAAAAATAAAGAAACTTGGCTACCTTGTACCATGTTAATGCCTGCCCTTTAGGTGGTTCAGATGTGGTTGTCCAGTTCACACTACTCGACCCGTCTCCCTGGTATAACTTCAGTTGTTCTCCTTGTATTCCGATCTGGCAAAGCAAGAATATAGGAGATGTAGGACAAAAGGGCAATAGAAATTTTCATTTTTGATACCATACTCATGTTTCTACAAATGATTGATACTCGGATAATGTAAGAGCCAAAATACCTTGTAACTCCAGGCACTAGAAGACAAGTCTACTGTCCCATTGTTGAATCCCTTAATCTTTACACTTATCAGTCCTGCTCCGACGAAGTCGTAAAATGGTCCAGCAGTCTAAAACATCAGAAAATCATGGCAAGAACTCAAGTCACTTAGTGGGAATGACAACAAATCATTCTACAATAACTATTGTCTCCAAGGTAGTTAACTGTTAGTACTTATAATTAAAAACTTCAAACTAATGAAGAGTAAATTCAACAGAGCTTTTCAAATTTCTATTAACCATTTCTGCCACTGAATTCCAAGCATCAGGGTAATTAAGGAATCTCACAAGAAGCAAGCAACTCACCGGTAAGCCAACGGTCAAGCATAATAAAGCAATCTCATTCTTCCCTGCCCTCAGAGGAATAGGATTCTTGAAAAAGAATGGCGAATGTGTACCATTTCCAGTTCCGGTACCTGAAACAAGAAAATGGTTTAAACTCTGAGATTCCATTTAAATTTAATTCCAAATACCTTCATAATTATTAGATTTATCAGAGAGTAACCTTGGTACTCCTGATTCACGAATGCATGGAGAGCATGACCAGTGGAATTTATTAGAAGAACTGGTTTGCTTCCATTCTTTAggaactcttcattttcaccaACATATATACTGCCATAAACACAAAAGTTAGCCGTAATCGACAAGGCAACTTACTTTACTAGTACATTTCAATTCATTCATACATGTCTGAGCATTTTACATTATAAATAGATGAGTGTGTGAAAAGAAGCAGCATGCGAACTATAGACAATATGATGAACATGCAAACCCACCTATGCTTTAAAAGAGAACCAAATTGGATTCATAAAATATAATGTCTTGGTAGTGATATTCATCAATTTTATTAACATGTATTGAAACCGAAACTCTCCAACATTAccagaagaagaagcaaaagCAGATCTtataaaacatttaataataagtTATTGACTTCCATGATTCCAACATAGTTTGGTAGAGATTCTTAGGTGTTCCGAAAACAACTCAGTACCCTTACTCCTATCAGTACCTTGTTGTGTGCCACAGATAATCAGTGGTATCTTTGGTGGTATTTATAAGGTCGACAAAACCAGTTTTAACGAAGTCTGCCTCCCCCCAGATCCCTGCATTCTCCTTCAATACATCCCATTTGAAAGTCACTGCACCTTTATTTGATTGCTGCAAATTCTCATCAATCATCGAAACTACGTGTGTCTGAGTAGAAACCTGTTGAAGATTTCATGGCTAAGTGTGCAGAATAGAAAAGGAAATACATAATAAGATCAAtacataaaaaatcttttacATTATTCTATTTCAGTCATATTGGCATACATATACACCAAGGTTTTAAGGAAAGATAATCATAAGATTGATATAATGTGTCTCAATGTATGCAGGATTCTATTATCATTGATGAACTTGCAAAATGTTCTACTTTTAAGGACACTTCTGAAAACATCACTGAAACTATGAGCGATGCATCAACTCTGAACTGAGTTCTTTATGTAGAAGAACACAGAGACAAAACAAGGCTACTTCGTCAAGGAATGATGTCGGTGGGATGAAGGAACAGAAATAACATACCTTTGCCGTGTTAAAGACTACATTCTTGCAATCAGGAAGGATGCTAACCGACCACGCCGGCAGGTGATATGACATATTGCGAAACTCCACCATCCTATCATTTTTGTCGTCAATGTTTGCAATAAAGGCAGCACATGCTCCTGATTCATCGGTATAGACATCGGCCTAGTACAGTGGTAACCACATAATGGCTTATAATTCCATATGAATACACTATTAAGTACCATCAAAATCAAATACAACATGGAAGAAGGAATGTGAGAGCAAAAACAAATAAGCAAAGAAATGCAACCTCAGATTATGATTAAATCATTTGAATAAGCAAATGAAGACAGAAAATAATGGCCATGGTAAAAGATCCTCTATAGTTCTCCTTTCTTTTCACCTTCATTATTGATCGTTTACTCGAAAACATAACTAAGTGTAAATGCTTAAAGGAAGGGAAGTACCTCCACAGAAGGACCAAGGGTGATATTAACTGCTTTGCCATTAAGCAATACAGGCTCACATAACTTGATAGCTCTGTGAAGCTCCTTAAGATGTCCCCATTTCGGGAATCTAGGTAACCCTGCAAAAATATGATAAGCTTACAAAATTAACAACTTTAGCATTGATTGTTAGGACATCTAACACAATAAGGAGACTTAAGCATACACTGTTTATTTGGAGAattccaatatatatatatatatatatatatatttttcttttgagaAGCTTATCCAAACAACCTTACACAAACTTCAAAATTTCGATGACTTACCGTACTCATCTATAGGGGCATCGTAGTCATAACTTGTAGTAATGAATGGACCACCTGCTGTGCGCCCAAAATTTGTTCCTCCATGATACTAGTAAACATGATTGAGATAAATAAAACCAATATTAGAGAAAAATAAAGTATATGGCATAGCATTTAGATGCAAGATATTTTAATGGTAATACCATGTAGTAGTTTTGCACACTTCCACCTTTCTGGAAGAAACGAGCAACTGCATATGCCACATCTTCAGCTGGCCGGTGAGGATTTCTTCCACCAAAAGTTTTGAACCTTAAATTAGTAGAAGACCACAACACAGGTCATTAAACATGAAATACTTTCCCCTTTTGCAAGATCAAAAGAAAGTTATAAATGTATGCACAACTTTAACTCTTCTAACTCAAGATAAAATATGGCTAAAAGAAAAATATCCTCACAGTTTTGTTCTAAATAAATTCTACAGGCAACATAATCAAAGTTGAAAATGACCATGAATCGTCTCATCTTTAGCAGAAGATGATAACTTAAAATCCATGaagtattatttatataataattaactGAAAATTTTGGCATATTAGTAGCTGCACTAATTCTCACTTTGATTTGATACATAAttgtcaaaaataaaaaatttgtacaTCTGAATTTACTCAATAAATAAATTACTCATGATAAATACATGTCACTATGACATGGTAAAATGTACAACTTTTATGCAAAAACATGAATAATGGACTACAAGGAGCAAGTTAAAAATGGATCCAGCATACCATCCAGGCCAGTTCTCGGTCCAAATTTTTGGCCTATTTGGAGAAGTAGGTTTAAATTGGTCACAATAGAATGAGTTACAGGTATCTATCTGCAAAAGAATTGTGAACAGTCAGTGTATCACTTAAATGTGACTAGCACTATAgaaatacaaaagaaaataaaacttgtattcatataaataacaaaaatctAACAATTGTGCAGTACAAGAAAGCTGAATTGCATCGGCTGCGACATATTGATTCAAGATAACGTATATTATATAGTGTCGcgtttattatttatgattgGTAACTTTGAATGTCTTCTTGCAACAAGCAACATGAATCCAGGTTGATTTTACAAATTTATAGTCATACCACAGGATCTGGAGCATCCCATTGCTGGCACATTATCCACGGGACACCGGTATTCTGAGCAACAGCCATCTTTGCAGCCCACATTGCATACTTCTTACCGTCctccttataaaaattttcataGTATCCGTACTCATTTTCTATCTGCAATATTGTGAAGATTCTAAATTGAGTCATTGGATTATATATGTCCACAGTAGAATACAAATCATTGAAACAAATCAAAGTGTTTATGGCTATACTTGCCTGGGATAAGATGATAGGACCCCCTTGCGATGCGAAAAGCTTCTCTTGTTTCATAAGATTTACTATGTATGTTGTAAAGTTCTGCATATGAGACTAAACCCCAAGAAAAAGCTAACTATGTTAAAGAgatcacaatttttttttggtgcTACAATTAAATAAATGAAACTGAATTTTGAGTTACGATTGAAGGTCATTCTCACATACCATAAAAGGCTGATTGTATGTCCGGAACACCGTGCCCGGAATATAATGCAACCATACCGGTACACCACTGTAAAATACAGCTTTTGTTTACTTCCATTTTTCATATTGCTACAAAACAATCATAGTGAAAAATAGTAGTTACTTACCCGTAATTCCATTCCGCTGCAACAAACGGGCCTATTCGAAGAATCAAGTACATTCCAGCCTGCTGGACAATCTTCACAAACTTGACTAGATCGAATCGTCCTCCAAAGTAATACTAACATTTCATCATAAGAGAGGAGAAAAGAAAGTCTCAAATTTTCTTCAATCTCAGTATAAGCTATAGGACTCTTTAAGAGTATGTTGCAGCTAACAATCAAGGTTATCAAACTCTCGAGTTAACTAACTTGTAAACTTCTACAGATACACCAGTTTAACTGTTTCAATCACCAGTCAGATTTACGAGTCGAGTTCTATGATGATTCAAGTTTGCTTAACCTCATCGAGTTCACCGAGTTTGATAACCATGCTAACAAGTAATAATGCATCTAACTATCTAAGTTACTTCATCATCTTACTCACATTGCCTGGAGAAAGCTCATGACCGTTCCAGAAAACATAGGTTTCTATGACATCTATCCCTCCTTCCTTAGCTGTTTGAACAAGACTTGGCCACATCTGCCACAATCACAGTATGTCACATACACAAAGTACTGAAATTACTCATCACAAgttcaaaaaaagaaaaaaaaatgctgAACCATATATAATAACAAACAGAGTTCAATTCAACTACAGATCAATAAACACTGAGTGTGCATAAACTGACATTGAAAGACACTCTAAAAAGCTGCATTCATATTAGTTCCCTCCGAATTCTAGCAAATAAGCAAAAGTAGTAACTAACATAAGATCCCTTTACAATAacccaaaaaataaataaataaataaataaaagaaaaaaccCACAAAGCTTATTCCTTGAAGAATGTGGTTTTGACTATAaaaaaggattttttttttaacatagaaaaataaaaagttttcactcTCCAATTTAGAGTTAGAATGTTGAATCAAAAAGCAAAGTTAGAAACTTTAGAGTTAGAATGTTGAATGTGTGAGTTACTGACAGCGGGAACACTTCTGGGGTAGTGAATGGAAGCAGAGAGAAGAAGCTTCCTTTGGCCATCAATGATGAGGGAGCGACCATCGTAGCTGACATTGGAACCCAAAGCAAGAAATGTGAATGAACAAAGCAGACAGAGAAAGAAACAAAGCttcattttttattgtttgaGATGTTGAAGAAGATATTATTGAAGATTTGGTGCAGAGTTTGAGTGTTCtttaatagaagaagaagaagaaagaagaagaagagagcaGAAGCAAGTTGATCAAGGTGTTACACTGTTAGTTAATTGAATTGTTAAGGTGGTTCAACAATAATTAAcgcaaaatcaaaatcaaaataaaacttcttagtgaagaagaaaatatacaaATTTGAGTGGATATACAattaagattttaattttaatacacttGAAAAGAAGATTTTGAATATTATTTCtggattatttttttatagaaaatgattAAATAAAGAATATAAAGATTATTTACAACCTAATTaaggaaagaaaataataagTAATAAAAGCTATTCAAAATAAATCTGTACTAAATATGTCTTAATATAAACAAATCATATTAATACCAAATTTATTCTAACATGGTGAATGTATATCTATCATTCCTAATTTGTAAATAAAGTCTTTGAAGTGCTATGTGAGAAATCTTTTAGGATATATGTGGTTCAAGTATTACTTTGTTACAAACATTCCATTTCTATAGGAATTAAAGATATCCAAGGGGAAGATGGGAATTGAAATGATGGTATTTCAATTTCCTGGAATCAAACTTGCTTAAGAATAGCTTTTCAAACTTTGAACCAAACATGAGAATATGATATTCCCATATTAAAATTCCTAGGAATTATTTATAATTTCTCCAACCACACACACCCTTAGTGAACATATCTGCCAATTGGAGTCTTAAAGGAATGTACTTAGTGGCTATAAGACCATTGTCCAATTTCTCCTTAATGAAATATCGGTCTATTTCTATATGCTTTGTTCGGTCATGTTGAACTAGATTGTGTGCAATATTAATGGCAGACTTATTATCACAAACCAGTTCTATAGGAGCTTCATACTTTACTTTGGGGTCATCGAGTATGATCTTCATCCATAATAATTCGCAAATTTCTTGGGCCATGGCTCTAAATTCCGCCTCTGCACTTGATTTTGTAACTACATTTTGCTTCTTACTCCTCCATGTCACCAAGTTTCTACCTAAGAACATGCAATATCCTGAGGTGGATCTCCTATCAATAATTGTTCCTGTGTAGTCAGCATCAGTATCAACTTTCATGGATAAAATCCATTCCTTTTTGAATAGCAATCCTTTCCCTGGAGAAGCTTTCAAGTACTGAATAATCCTGTTTACAGCCTGCAAATGTCTCTCTCTTGGATCATGCATGAATTGACTAACCACACTAACTGCAAAGGCTATGTCAAGCCTGGTGTGTGATAAGTAGATGAGTTTTTCCACAAGCCTCTGGTACTGTGTTTTCTCCACTTTTGAGCTTTTCTCATCATTTCCAATTCTATGATTTTGCTCTATGGGCACTCCAGTGATCTTACAATCCAACTTACCAATCTCTTTGAGGAGATCTAGGATATATTTTCTTTGGAAAATAAAGATGCCTTGTCTAGAGTAAGCAACCTCTATCCCATGGAAGTACTTTAGCTTGCCAAGATCCTTCATCTCAAACTGAATggctaactttttttttaaagtctGTTtttctaactcatcatcatctgCAATAATCATATCATCTATATAGACCAAGAGTAGAGTGAGTTTGCCTTCCTGTGAATGTTTTATAAACAGAGTATGATCACTTTGGTTTTGTTGATACCCTAAAGATATCATATCTTGAATAAATCTTCCAAACCAAGCACGAGGTGGCTGTTTAAGACCATACAAAGCCTTTTTTAGTCTGCACACCTTATTTCCTTCACTAGTGATACCATATCCTGATGGAATCTTCATGTACACTTCTTCTTCCAGGCTTTCATGCAAGAAGGCATTTTTAACATCAAATTGATGCATCTCCTAACCTAA is a window encoding:
- the LOC130945059 gene encoding beta-galactosidase 10 — encoded protein: MKLCFFLCLLCSFTFLALGSNVSYDGRSLIIDGQRKLLLSASIHYPRSVPAMWPSLVQTAKEGGIDVIETYVFWNGHELSPGNYYFGGRFDLVKFVKIVQQAGMYLILRIGPFVAAEWNYGGVPVWLHYIPGTVFRTYNQPFMSHMQNFTTYIVNLMKQEKLFASQGGPIILSQIENEYGYYENFYKEDGKKYAMWAAKMAVAQNTGVPWIMCQQWDAPDPVIDTCNSFYCDQFKPTSPNRPKIWTENWPGWFKTFGGRNPHRPAEDVAYAVARFFQKGGSVQNYYMYHGGTNFGRTAGGPFITTSYDYDAPIDEYGLPRFPKWGHLKELHRAIKLCEPVLLNGKAVNITLGPSVEADVYTDESGACAAFIANIDDKNDRMVEFRNMSYHLPAWSVSILPDCKNVVFNTAKVSTQTHVVSMIDENLQQSNKGAVTFKWDVLKENAGIWGEADFVKTGFVDLINTTKDTTDYLWHTTSIYVGENEEFLKNGSKPVLLINSTGHALHAFVNQEYQGTGTGNGTHSPFFFKNPIPLRAGKNEIALLCLTVGLPTAGPFYDFVGAGLISVKIKGFNNGTVDLSSSAWSYKIGIQGEQLKLYQGDGSSSVNWTTTSEPPKGQALTWYKAVVDAPSGDEPIGLDMLHMGKGLAWLNGEEIGRYWSRNSEFEEKDCVQECDYRGKFLPDKCDTDCGKPTQKWYHVPRSWFKPSGNILVIFEEKGGDPTKIKFLRRKVTGACANVAEDYPSIGLDSQGEDKINKNTPFARLTCPGNTIISSVKFASFGTPTGKCGSYLLGSCHDPNSSTVVEKACLNKNDCVVKLTKENFKNNLCPGSSRKLAVEAICS